AAATCTCTGGAGTAGCGACATCAAACCACGCTCCAGTAAATGGATAACCGAACAGTTTGTCTTTTTTTGCCAGATCAGGAAAGATGTCCTGTTCTAAACTGACATATCCCTTTGGCGGGATGTATTTAAAAATATTTGATTCCAAAATGTACATGCCGGCATTAATCAGATGGGACAGGCCAGGTTTTTTTTCCGGCTTTTCTTCAAACTTAACGATCTTGGACCCCTGTAGATTTACCACCCCGTATTCGGTCGGATGATCCTGGGAAGTGAGCGCCATGCTGGCAATCTGGTTATGTGATTTGTGGAAATCAATGAATTCCAAATAATTAATTTCTGAAAGCACATCACCATAAATCAAAAGAAAAGCATCATTTATTTTATTCTTCAATTCGCGCAGAGATCCGCCGGTGCCGTACTGGTGCTTTTCTTTTATGTAGTCGATGTTTACGCCGAATTTTGACCCGTCCTTGAAATAGTCCTGGATCATTTCACCCAAGTGGCCGATCAATACAGTAATATCCTTGATTCTCTGATCGCGCAGTGATTCAATAATATGTTGCAGAATCGGCTTGCCGTGTACCGGGATCATTGTTTTTGGCATTTCATAGGTCAG
Above is a genomic segment from Patescibacteria group bacterium containing:
- a CDS encoding sugar phosphate nucleotidyltransferase; protein product: MANKGRSRLTITLRQDLLPFLDQTIDGTKIRNRSHAIEYILGKYLQGPKIGKAVILAGGKGIQMRPLTYEMPKTMIPVHGKPILQHIIESLRDQRIKDITVLIGHLGEMIQDYFKDGSKFGVNIDYIKEKHQYGTGGSLRELKNKINDAFLLIYGDVLSEINYLEFIDFHKSHNQIASMALTSQDHPTEYGVVNLQGSKIVKFEEKPEKKPGLSHLINAGMYILESNIFKYIPPKGYVSLEQDIFPDLAKKDKLFGYPFTGAWFDVATPEIYENVIKEWPKN